One genomic segment of Aquipluma nitroreducens includes these proteins:
- a CDS encoding DUF2264 domain-containing protein: MKKAFEVQNPDLELSPFTGMSKKHYIELAKYLLERTFEHVGSIETPLTFPSVPGKTYPEPNAPDWRYKSADFEALERTFTLAGPLIHIDPETTIKGINLRDYYSLQIYNAFTPGHSNSLPLPEELPDSNYQFTCEFGGLFKTLLLMPETIWFGYTEKQKDEMVVTISKWAHHRTTQNNWRIFNIITLSFLKKYGYEIDDELLKSHLLWVASYHSGNGWYLEQTYNYYSISLFIVYTTIWNRTFGDEYYPEVAAIIEKSAQKLMESLTSFFGRDGYINMWSRSICYRTWVSGAFPVAFMLKDKTLLDAGWARRLCSGSLLQFVTREEFYDNDIPSLGFYGQKEYMIQNYSCAGSPFLMFLPFICLALPDDSPFWTAKENEGMWDTLGDESKKVVLESPGLVLVNHGKTGTSEIIPGKVYYDDPNYSKLVYNTHFPWEDHNPQGGTSMEYSYRSQDPRDVRGDDVNFYLTGKKVENDSEKNRSFTISQSMFFNGVRKNVLYRQAIMRRPPNNGVGYIIDLAEITIPGGVIRVDRSRLAFEYELTLGHFGMPHIDGQKAVVNQFELGDKKVITASIPGRRVALITYHGWDKLDSLVHTNRNAEADESTVIYAYKKRMAKNPPMELMISVMIHRMDNQEWTEEELSPIKDIQIMDITPEYSALGATITLFNGEKYEIDFKDIDGKRSC; this comes from the coding sequence GTGAAGAAAGCTTTTGAAGTTCAAAATCCCGATCTGGAGTTGAGTCCATTTACCGGGATGTCGAAAAAACATTACATCGAATTGGCAAAGTACCTGCTGGAAAGGACATTTGAACATGTTGGCTCGATTGAAACGCCATTGACATTTCCATCGGTTCCCGGTAAAACCTATCCAGAGCCAAATGCTCCGGACTGGCGATATAAATCGGCCGATTTTGAAGCACTCGAAAGGACGTTTACGTTGGCAGGGCCGCTAATCCATATCGATCCTGAGACGACGATCAAAGGCATCAATCTTCGCGATTATTACAGTCTGCAAATCTATAATGCATTCACTCCAGGTCATTCCAACTCGCTGCCATTGCCTGAAGAATTGCCTGACTCCAATTATCAGTTTACCTGCGAGTTCGGTGGTTTGTTTAAAACGTTGCTGCTGATGCCCGAAACCATTTGGTTCGGTTATACCGAAAAGCAAAAGGACGAGATGGTGGTCACCATTTCGAAATGGGCACACCATAGGACAACCCAAAACAACTGGCGTATTTTCAATATAATTACCCTTTCGTTTCTGAAAAAATATGGATATGAAATTGACGACGAGCTACTGAAGAGTCACCTTTTGTGGGTAGCTTCTTACCATTCGGGCAATGGTTGGTACCTCGAACAGACTTACAATTACTATTCAATCAGCTTGTTTATCGTTTATACCACCATTTGGAACCGGACATTTGGTGACGAATATTATCCTGAAGTGGCCGCCATCATTGAAAAGTCGGCTCAAAAATTAATGGAATCACTCACCAGTTTCTTCGGACGGGATGGCTATATCAATATGTGGTCGCGCAGTATTTGTTACCGCACATGGGTTTCAGGAGCATTCCCCGTGGCCTTTATGCTGAAAGACAAAACCTTGTTGGATGCCGGTTGGGCGCGGAGACTTTGTTCAGGCTCGTTGCTGCAATTTGTTACACGCGAAGAATTCTATGACAACGATATCCCAAGTCTTGGTTTCTACGGACAAAAGGAATACATGATACAAAACTACAGTTGTGCCGGAAGTCCGTTCCTGATGTTCCTGCCATTTATCTGCCTCGCTTTGCCCGACGATTCGCCGTTCTGGACAGCCAAAGAAAATGAAGGAATGTGGGATACACTTGGAGACGAATCGAAAAAAGTAGTTCTTGAAAGTCCGGGGCTAGTGCTTGTAAATCATGGGAAAACAGGGACTTCCGAAATCATTCCGGGGAAAGTTTACTACGACGATCCGAATTATTCCAAACTTGTTTACAACACACATTTCCCCTGGGAAGACCACAATCCGCAGGGTGGAACGTCGATGGAGTACAGTTACCGCAGCCAGGATCCAAGAGATGTGCGGGGCGATGATGTCAATTTCTACCTTACCGGTAAAAAGGTTGAAAACGATTCAGAAAAAAACCGTTCGTTTACCATTTCGCAAAGCATGTTTTTCAACGGTGTGCGAAAAAATGTTTTATACCGTCAGGCCATCATGCGCCGTCCGCCAAACAATGGGGTGGGGTATATCATCGATTTGGCCGAAATTACAATTCCGGGCGGAGTAATTCGTGTCGACCGTTCGCGGCTGGCTTTTGAATACGAATTAACGCTTGGGCATTTCGGAATGCCGCATATAGATGGCCAAAAAGCTGTTGTTAATCAGTTCGAACTTGGCGACAAAAAGGTGATCACCGCATCCATTCCCGGAAGAAGAGTTGCCTTGATAACCTATCACGGATGGGACAAGTTGGATAGTTTGGTACACACCAACCGGAATGCTGAGGCTGATGAAAGCACAGTGATCTACGCCTATAAAAAACGCATGGCCAAAAATCCGCCGATGGAATTGATGATCAGCGTGATGATACATCGAATGGATAATCAGGAATGGACAGAGGAAGAATTGTCGCCGATTAAGGATATTCAGATCATGGATATTACACCGGAATATTCGGCTTTGGGTGCAACGATTACGCTTTTCAACGGCGAAAAATATGAAATCGATTTTAAAGACATCGATGGGAAACGATCGTGCTAA
- a CDS encoding Gfo/Idh/MocA family protein, translated as MERRNFLKKVSAGTAGAIILPTIIPSSVMGKNAPSNKINIGQIGCGRIAQGHDMPGTLQHDVARYIAVSDLDKNRMADGKKLVEDYYKKRTGQDNYVNVKMYDDYKEMLLNKDIDAVVISTPDHWHAQPAIEAALAGKHVYVQKPTSLTVAEGRIMANIVKEKGIILQVGTQQRSSTQFRVAAELVRNGRIGRLHTVKIGLPGDPSGPEAAEMPIPKGFNYDMWLGETPYVPYTEIGVHPQKGYDRPGWLRREQFGAGMITGWGQHHYDSAAWGMDTELTGPISIQAVAEFPKSGLWNVHGDFMAKAEYANGITMYTSGGYPNGIRYEGTEGWIFVSRGDYVASASDPVSKGQRAKALDASDPKILESVIGENEIHLYKSDEQHGNWLECIQTKKEPISPAEIGHRACTICLITHIAMKLNRKLNWNPGTERFENDDQANAMLSRPERFPYGISNIKRK; from the coding sequence GCACCTAGTAATAAAATCAACATCGGCCAAATTGGCTGTGGCCGCATTGCCCAGGGACACGACATGCCTGGAACTTTGCAGCATGATGTTGCCCGCTATATTGCGGTGAGTGACCTCGATAAAAATCGAATGGCTGATGGAAAAAAACTGGTGGAAGATTACTACAAAAAGAGAACTGGTCAGGATAATTACGTCAACGTGAAAATGTACGACGATTACAAAGAGATGCTCCTGAATAAAGACATCGATGCCGTGGTGATCAGTACGCCTGACCATTGGCATGCACAACCCGCCATTGAAGCTGCTTTGGCCGGGAAACATGTTTATGTGCAGAAACCCACCTCTTTAACGGTTGCCGAAGGCCGAATCATGGCTAACATTGTCAAAGAGAAGGGCATTATCCTTCAGGTTGGAACTCAGCAACGTTCGTCAACACAATTCCGTGTGGCTGCCGAGTTGGTTCGCAATGGCCGCATTGGTCGTTTGCATACCGTAAAAATTGGATTGCCGGGTGATCCTTCTGGTCCTGAAGCTGCTGAAATGCCTATCCCAAAAGGTTTCAACTACGACATGTGGTTGGGCGAAACTCCATATGTACCTTATACTGAAATAGGTGTTCATCCTCAAAAGGGATACGATCGACCGGGTTGGTTACGTCGCGAACAATTTGGCGCCGGAATGATCACAGGATGGGGACAGCATCATTACGATTCAGCTGCATGGGGAATGGATACCGAATTAACGGGCCCGATTTCGATTCAAGCAGTTGCCGAATTCCCAAAATCAGGTTTGTGGAATGTTCACGGCGATTTTATGGCCAAAGCCGAATATGCCAACGGAATAACCATGTACACCAGTGGCGGCTACCCGAATGGAATTCGCTACGAGGGAACCGAAGGATGGATCTTTGTTTCGAGGGGCGACTATGTGGCTTCGGCCAGCGATCCGGTTTCGAAAGGACAAAGAGCGAAGGCTTTGGATGCCAGCGATCCGAAAATTCTGGAATCAGTTATCGGCGAAAACGAAATTCACTTGTACAAAAGCGATGAGCAGCATGGTAACTGGCTCGAATGTATCCAAACAAAGAAGGAACCTATTTCTCCTGCTGAAATCGGGCACCGGGCTTGTACCATTTGTTTGATTACACACATTGCCATGAAACTGAACCGCAAACTGAATTGGAATCCGGGAACTGAACGTTTCGAAAACGACGACCAGGCAAACGCCATGCTCAGCCGTCCGGAACGTTTCCCTTATGGAATTAGCAATATCAAAAGGAAATAA